A window of Pusillimonas sp. DMV24BSW_D genomic DNA:
TTTGCGTTGGACGAAATATGCGCTGAATAATTGGTTGCGGATGGCCGGGCCTACTTTCGATACGTCGTTGGCATTGGAATTTATGGGTTTTACAGGTCCCGACGCGAAAGAGGGGTTGGCCTCGTTGAAAGCAAAGCGAAAACCTGATTTCGATCAAAATTGCCCGTTATAAATAGCTGCGAGGAAAAAGAATGTCTGATCAAAAAAAAGCTCAACTTGACGCTTCGTCTGCTGGTAATGAGGTATTACTTGAGTTCCCATCCGCGCATATTGCGATTGTGCGCTTGAATCGTCCTCATGTGCGCAATGCCCTCGATCTGGGGATTCGTAAAGAGTTGGCCGCGGTGTTCAGATCGTTGGCCGATAACGCTGAATTACGTTGCGTCATTCTCACCGGCGGTGACAAGTTTTTTGCCGCCGGGGCGGACATTGAAGATATGTCTCGGATTGATGCGGTGCAGATGTATCACCGCCATACGGAACGCTTATGGGCTGCCGTGGCCGAGTGCCCTGTTCCGGTTATTGCGGCGGTGGCGGGCTATGCTTTGGGTGGGGGCCTGGAACTTGCCATGAATGCCGATATGATTGTGTCCGCGCGTAGCGCCCGTTTCGGCCAACCCGAGGTTCGGGTGGGAATTATGCCCGGAGCCGGGGGGACGCAACGTTTAACCCGTGCAATTGGCAAGTTCCGTGCCATGTACTTGTGCATGACAGGTTATTTGATCAGTGCTGATGAAGCCTATGATATGGGCTTGGTCAGCAAAGTGGTTGACGACGCAGAACTCATGCCACATTGCCTTGAGTTAGCGCAACATTTGGCCGGTCAGCCGCCTATTGCTTTACAACAAATTAAAGAAGTGGTTTTACACGGTGCCGATGCGTCGTTGGGCGCAGCACTTGCGCTTGAACGAAAAGCGTTGCAACTATTGTTTGCCACCCAGGATAAGCAAGAAGGGATGAAAGCGTTTCTTGAGAAGCGCAAGCCCGATTACAAAGGGTTGTGAATTTTAAGCTATTGCATGGTGCGAATGAGCCCCACCGCAATGCCTTCCAGAGCGAATTCGTTGCTTGCATCGACAATAATGGGGGAGAAATCGGGATTTTCCGGAAGAAGCTGAATTTGCCCGTTTTCGCGATGTAAACGTTTAACGGTAACGTCGTCGCCCAGTCGGGCAACGACAATTTGCCCGTTACGCGCTTCGGCTGTTTTGCGAACCGCGAGCAGGTCGCCGTCGAGGATGCCGGCGTCGCGCATGCTGAGGCCCCGCACCTTAAGCAAATAGTGAGGGGTGGCCGTAAATAATGATGGTTCTACCGACAGTTCCCGTTCGACATGTTCACTGGCCAGAATAGGGCTGCCGGCGGCAACGCGCCCAACTACGGGTAGTACCAGCGGGTTGAAGAGTACGCCCGACGACAGACTGGTTTGTGATAACGCTGGTTCAGGATCGGCTTCCACTTTCAGGCGAATGCCTCGTGATGCCCCGGCAGTGAGTTCTATCGCCCCTTTTTTGGCAAGGGCCTTAAGGTGATCTTCCGCCGCGTTGGCTGACTTGAAACCCAGCTCTTTTGCAATTTCAGCACGCGTGGGGGGAAAACCCGTGCGCGCAATTTGCGCACGGATAAGATCAAGAATTTCTTGTTGGCGTGAGGTAAGTTTGATGGCCATGGAATAAGGGCTGTATTTTTATACAGCCCTTATTCTGCCCTAGCGGATATAAATTGGCAAGCTTTTACTACCCTGGCCAATATGATTTGTTTAGAGCACTTTTGCGATAGATTTCGCAACGTGATCGATGTTGCCACTATTTAATGCGGCAACGCAAATACGACCGCTACCAACCGCATAAACACCATGATCGGCGCGTAATGCTTCTACTTGCTCTTTGGTTAGGCCCGAGTAAGAAAACATGCCACGTTGCGCCAAAACAAAATCAAAGTTTTGAGTTACGCCGTGGTCTTTGAGCTTCTGCACCAATTGCGCTCGCATATCGCGAATGCGGTTACGCATGCCGCTGAGTTCCTCGACCCACAGTTGATAAAGTTCGGGGGTATTCAAGACTGTGGAAACGACCGTGCCGCCATGAGTGGGCGGGTTGGAGTAGTTGGTGCGGATGACTATTTTCAGTTGGCTAAGAACCCGGGCGCTTTCGTCTTTAGACGCGCAAAGGAGTGTTAGTGCACCGACTCGTTCGCCGTATAGCGAAAACGATTTGGAAAACGAGGAGCTGATTAGCACGGAAATATCCAAGCCCGCAAATAAACGCACAACGGAGGCGTCGTCTTCGAGGCCGTCGCCGAATCCTTGATAGGCGATATCCAGGAAAGGAACCAAGCCGGTTTCTTTAACGGTTTCGGCGATTTGCTTCCACTGTTCGGCTGAAGGATCAACCCCTGTGGGGTTGTGGCAGCATGCATGCAGTACGACGATTGTGCCTTTTGGCAGTGTCTTCAATGCCGCCAGCATGCCGTCGAAATCGAACCCGTGTGTTTCAGGGTTGTAATAAGGGTACTGGTCGACCTGGAAGCCGGCTCGCTCAAAAATACCCCGATGGTTTGCCCAACTGGGGTTGCTGATGACAACTTTGGCGTTGGGTTGAACCTGTCTTAGGAAGTCGGCACCGATTTTAAGGGCGCCTGTGCCGCCCAGGGTTTGAACGGTAAGGGCGCGCCCGGAAGCGGCCAATTCGTGGTTCTGGCCAAGTAGCAGGGTTTGGGCACCTTTGTTGTAAGGCGCCAGGCCGTCGATGGGCAGATAGGCGCGTGGCGCAGCCTGTTCAATACGTGCTTTTTCGGCTTCACGCACGGCTTTGAGCAAGGGTACACGGCCATTGTCATCGTAGTACACGCCCACACCCAGATTGACTTTTTCGGACCGGGTGTCAGTGTTGTATTGTTCGTTTAATCCTAGGATGGGATCGCGGGGAGCTAATTCAACGGATTCGAAAATTGAGGTCATATTACCTGTGATGTGTGAGGGAAGATAATTAATGAGATAATAAGGGGTTTACCCTTAGGTGTCCAGCATGGCCGTGAAAACACCGGGCTTTGTGCAGTATCCGAATAGCCCTTTTGAACTTTACCAGCCTTATCCGCCCGCCGGCGATCAGCCGGCGGCAATTGATGCTTTGGTGGAAGGAGTCGATGACGGTTTGATGTTCCAAACGCTATTGGGGGTAACGGGATCGGGCAAGACGTTTTCCATGGCCAATGTGATTGCGCGTACCGGCCGGCCGGCCCTGGTGCTGGCGCCCAACAAAACGCTTGCCGCTCAGCTTTATGCCGAGTTTCGTGAGTTCTTCCCGAAAAATGCGGTGGAGTATTTTGTGTCGTATTACGACTACTAC
This region includes:
- a CDS encoding enoyl-CoA hydratase-related protein, which encodes MSDQKKAQLDASSAGNEVLLEFPSAHIAIVRLNRPHVRNALDLGIRKELAAVFRSLADNAELRCVILTGGDKFFAAGADIEDMSRIDAVQMYHRHTERLWAAVAECPVPVIAAVAGYALGGGLELAMNADMIVSARSARFGQPEVRVGIMPGAGGTQRLTRAIGKFRAMYLCMTGYLISADEAYDMGLVSKVVDDAELMPHCLELAQHLAGQPPIALQQIKEVVLHGADASLGAALALERKALQLLFATQDKQEGMKAFLEKRKPDYKGL
- the lexA gene encoding transcriptional repressor LexA, translated to MAIKLTSRQQEILDLIRAQIARTGFPPTRAEIAKELGFKSANAAEDHLKALAKKGAIELTAGASRGIRLKVEADPEPALSQTSLSSGVLFNPLVLPVVGRVAAGSPILASEHVERELSVEPSLFTATPHYLLKVRGLSMRDAGILDGDLLAVRKTAEARNGQIVVARLGDDVTVKRLHRENGQIQLLPENPDFSPIIVDASNEFALEGIAVGLIRTMQ
- a CDS encoding amino acid aminotransferase, coding for MTSIFESVELAPRDPILGLNEQYNTDTRSEKVNLGVGVYYDDNGRVPLLKAVREAEKARIEQAAPRAYLPIDGLAPYNKGAQTLLLGQNHELAASGRALTVQTLGGTGALKIGADFLRQVQPNAKVVISNPSWANHRGIFERAGFQVDQYPYYNPETHGFDFDGMLAALKTLPKGTIVVLHACCHNPTGVDPSAEQWKQIAETVKETGLVPFLDIAYQGFGDGLEDDASVVRLFAGLDISVLISSSFSKSFSLYGERVGALTLLCASKDESARVLSQLKIVIRTNYSNPPTHGGTVVSTVLNTPELYQLWVEELSGMRNRIRDMRAQLVQKLKDHGVTQNFDFVLAQRGMFSYSGLTKEQVEALRADHGVYAVGSGRICVAALNSGNIDHVAKSIAKVL